One genomic region from Paramormyrops kingsleyae isolate MSU_618 chromosome 24, PKINGS_0.4, whole genome shotgun sequence encodes:
- the LOC140582256 gene encoding uncharacterized protein, with amino-acid sequence MSFRCKCTLADQITPPGKKISLFPFIVLGDFNRVNLHQELPKHRQHIDCPTRDNITLDHCYTILKDAYRSVPRAALGHSDHCMVHLIPIYRQQLKRAKPVVKTVKKWTNAAKQELQDCFDCTNWTVFEAASDNLDELTDTVTSYISFCEDVCVPTKTFCTYNNNKPWFTPKLQHLHQAKEDAYRSGDRALYRQARNTLTREIKVAKRSYSEKLKERFSANDPASVWRGLRDITSNRRPLPPAEANKDLADELNNFYCRIHEAEVSRLFQKQKTKKAPGPNGVSPSCLKTCADQLAPIFTRIFNRFLELCVVPSCFKRSTIITVPKKPTITGLNDYRPVALTSVVMKSFERLVLAHLKDITGHQLYPLQFAYRANRSVDDAVNMGLHYILQHLDRPGTYARILFVDFSSAKRA; translated from the exons atgagcttcagatgtaaatgcacgctggccgaccagatcaccccccctggaaagaaaatatccctattcccttttattgtccttggtgattttaacagagtgaatctacaccaggaacttcctaaacacagacagcatatcgactgccccaccagggacaacatcacactggaccactgttacaccattttaaaagatgcctatcgctctgtcccccgggcagctttaggacattctgatcactgtatggtccatcttattccaatttacaggcaacagcttaaacgtgccaagcctgtagtcaaaactgtgaagaagtggaccaatgcagcaaagcaggaactgcaagactgttttgactgcactaattggactgtctttgaagctgcatctgataatctggatgagctgacagacactgtgacatcatacatcagtttttgtgaagatgtgtgtgtcccgaccaagaccttctgcacatacaacaacaataaaccatggttcactcccaaactgcaacatcttcaccaggccaaggaggatgcctacagaagtggtgacagggccctgtacaggcaggccaggaacacgctgaccagggagatcaaagtggcaaaaagaagctactctgagaagctgaaagaacggttctcagccaatgaccctgcatcagtgtggagaggcctgcgagatatcaccagcaacagacgacccctaccccccgctgaagcaaacaaagacctggcagacgagctgaacaacttctactgcag aatacacgaagcggaagtgagccggctgttccagaaacagaaaaccaagaaggccccgggaccaaacggtgtatccccctcctgcctcaaaacctgtgctgatcagctggctcccatcttcacccgcatcttcaatagattTCTGGAGTTGTGTGTAGTTCCCTcctgcttcaaacgctccaccattatcacggtccccaaaaaacccaccattacaggactgaatgactacagacctgtcgccttgacgtctgtggtcatgaaatcctttgaacgcctggttttagcccatctaaaggacattacaggacaccagctgtaccccctgcagtttgcctatcgggcaaacaggtcggtggatgatgcagtgaatatggggctgcattatatcctgcaacatctggaccgtccaggaacttatgccaggatcctgtttgtggactttagttcggctaaacgagcatag